A stretch of Paenibacillus sp. URB8-2 DNA encodes these proteins:
- a CDS encoding DMT family transporter, whose translation MNWVFLILAGIFEMTGVLMINKLHKDRNLLSIVLLIISFGLSFLFMSLAMNTLPMGTAYAVWTGIGASGGAILGMIFYGESRNALRIVFIAMVLGSAVGLKLVS comes from the coding sequence ATGAATTGGGTATTTCTTATTTTGGCAGGTATATTTGAAATGACAGGGGTTCTCATGATTAACAAGTTGCACAAAGACCGTAATCTGTTATCCATTGTTCTCCTGATTATAAGCTTTGGATTGAGCTTCTTATTCATGTCACTGGCTATGAACACCCTTCCGATGGGAACGGCTTATGCGGTTTGGACTGGAATAGGTGCTTCCGGCGGAGCTATTCTCGGCATGATATTTTATGGGGAATCCCGTAATGCCTTGAGAATCGTGTTTATTGCTATGGTACTTGGATCTGCAGTAGGTTTAAAACTTGTCAGTTGA
- a CDS encoding IS630 family transposase (programmed frameshift), translating to MKLRAYAVCLTPDQQKELQGVCSKGKVAARSLRRAQILLWADENRVGGKLSDTTIAEQLHIHTNTVYLVRKTFSEKGLQAAVERKKRLTPPNPPKVTGELEAKIIALSCSTPPAGRSRWTLRLLADKTVELGYIDSISYDTVDRILKNELKPHLRKCWCIPPKQNAAFVAAMEDVLEVYHLPYDSECPVICMDEKPFQLLDDARKPIPMKPAKPLREDSEYVRHGTCSIFIFTEPLVGWRHVSVRPRRTKMEWAEQVRELLDVHYPSAPKIRLVMDNLNTHSIASLYEAFEPETALRLAKRLEIHYTPKHGSWLNIAEIELSVMTRQCLARRIPSIEELASELTEWESARNASQRGIDWQFTTEDARIKLKRLYPQFKD from the exons ATGAAACTACGTGCATATGCGGTTTGCTTGACCCCGGATCAGCAGAAAGAATTACAAGGGGTGTGCTCAAAAGGGAAAGTGGCCGCACGCTCACTCCGGCGAGCACAAATTCTGTTGTGGGCGGACGAGAACCGGGTGGGCGGCAAGCTTTCGGACACCACCATTGCGGAGCAATTACACATCCACACCAACACGGTATATCTGGTCCGTAAGACCTTTTCGGAAAAGGGATTACAGGCTGCTGTCGAACGAAAAAAGAGACTGACACCGCCAAATCCTCCAAAGGTTACCGGCGAACTGGAGGCGAAAATCATCGCGCTCAGTTGCAGTACTCCGCCCGCTGGAAGAAGTCGGTGGACCCTTCGACTT TTAGCAGACAAGACCGTTGAACTGGGTTACATTGACAGCATTTCGTACGACACGGTGGACCGCATTTTAAAAAACGAACTCAAGCCCCATCTTCGTAAGTGTTGGTGCATTCCACCGAAGCAGAATGCAGCGTTTGTGGCAGCCATGGAAGATGTATTAGAGGTCTACCATTTACCCTACGACAGCGAATGTCCCGTGATTTGCATGGATGAGAAACCGTTCCAACTGCTGGATGACGCTCGAAAACCGATCCCGATGAAGCCCGCCAAGCCGCTGCGTGAAGACTCCGAATACGTACGTCATGGGACCTGCAGTATCTTTATCTTCACTGAACCGCTTGTGGGCTGGAGACACGTCAGCGTTCGTCCTCGCCGCACAAAAATGGAATGGGCGGAGCAAGTTCGAGAACTGTTAGACGTACATTACCCGAGTGCACCCAAAATTCGTTTAGTGATGGATAATTTAAACACGCATTCGATCGCCTCGTTGTATGAAGCCTTTGAACCGGAAACCGCCTTGCGTCTAGCCAAACGGCTCGAAATTCATTACACCCCCAAACATGGCAGTTGGCTGAACATTGCTGAAATTGAGCTGAGCGTAATGACGCGCCAATGTTTAGCAAGACGAATTCCGTCAATAGAAGAATTAGCAAGCGAACTGACCGAATGGGAATCTGCTCGTAACGCTTCTCAAAGAGGTATAGATTGGCAATTCACTACCGAAGATGCACGGATAAAACTTAAAAGGCTTTACCCACAATTTAAAGACTGA
- a CDS encoding helix-turn-helix domain-containing protein yields the protein MNKKYEVRLEPKERERIEQLLHAETTSPGIRRRCLVLLLSDENQGAIPKQTEIASRSGVSNATVFYTVRDYCTHGLEQTLCYRRRAEPARPSPITGEVEARIIALACSEPPKGYARWTIRLLTRRVIELNILESVGRETIRTTLKTKLKPHLKNNGAFPPNRAVNSSLGWKTS from the coding sequence ATGAACAAAAAATACGAGGTTCGGCTTGAGCCGAAAGAACGTGAAAGAATTGAACAACTTCTTCATGCCGAAACGACATCTCCCGGCATTCGCCGCCGCTGTCTCGTGCTGCTTCTTTCGGATGAAAATCAAGGTGCTATTCCCAAGCAGACTGAAATTGCCAGTCGTTCAGGAGTCAGTAATGCAACCGTTTTTTACACCGTTAGAGACTACTGTACCCACGGACTGGAGCAAACGCTCTGTTACCGCCGCCGTGCTGAACCGGCACGCCCTTCACCGATCACCGGTGAGGTGGAAGCCCGAATTATTGCATTAGCCTGCTCTGAGCCTCCAAAAGGGTATGCGCGCTGGACGATTCGTTTGCTAACGCGCCGAGTCATTGAGCTGAATATTTTAGAATCGGTCGGACGAGAAACCATTCGGACGACTTTAAAAACGAAACTTAAGCCTCACCTGAAAAACAATGGTGCATTCCCGCCAAATCGAGCAGTGAATTCGTCGCTCGGATGGAAGACGTCTTAG
- a CDS encoding IS630 family transposase, with amino-acid sequence MEDVLETYALPDDPEIPLICMDEQPIQLLDHSRPPQPMKPGQVLREDYEYVRKGSCSLFLFTEPLAGWRHVQASERRTKSDWALQIQELLEVHYPEAKRVRLVMDNLNTHTISSLYETFPPEQALALAKRLEIHYTPKHGSWLNIAEIELSVMTIQCLNRRITSIEELQGEVSAWETERNRIQKSVDWQFTTEQARGKLKHLYPEI; translated from the coding sequence ATGGAAGACGTCTTAGAGACCTATGCCCTGCCTGATGACCCTGAAATCCCGCTCATTTGTATGGATGAACAGCCGATCCAGCTGCTCGATCATTCGCGCCCACCGCAACCTATGAAGCCAGGACAGGTTCTGCGAGAAGACTACGAGTATGTTCGCAAAGGCAGCTGCAGCCTGTTTCTGTTCACGGAGCCGCTCGCCGGGTGGCGTCACGTGCAGGCTTCGGAAAGACGCACAAAATCCGATTGGGCTCTGCAGATCCAAGAACTGCTGGAGGTCCACTACCCAGAGGCGAAACGGGTTCGGCTCGTGATGGATAACTTGAATACCCATACGATCTCGTCCTTGTATGAAACCTTTCCGCCTGAACAGGCGTTGGCTTTGGCAAAACGGCTAGAGATCCATTATACCCCTAAGCATGGAAGTTGGTTAAACATTGCTGAGATAGAACTCAGTGTAATGACGATCCAATGCCTGAACCGCCGAATCACCTCTATTGAAGAATTGCAGGGCGAGGTGTCCGCTTGGGAAACCGAACGCAACCGAATTCAGAAATCTGTCGATTGGCAATTTACCACGGAGCAGGCACGAGGCAAGTTAAAGCATTTGTATCCTGAAATTTGA
- a CDS encoding LysR family transcriptional regulator, with protein sequence MEWNQLEYFQTVARIQHFTQAAKVLHITQPALSRSIAKLEEELGVPLFERQGRKVCLNRYGKMFLKRIEVAISEVEKGKQELLEELNPISGSVSLAFLHIIGTQMVPRILSEFGKRYPNIRFELSQFSNDAAMQKLEQGKCDFFITSSTVLKEGILKLDLLTEELFVTVPTEHHLSKNKEIDLYQIMDEPFIGIKSNCGLRDTLYLYFHKMGFTPKIKFEGDEVITVAGLVSAGLGVSILPAAPALQMDGISWLKLKEPRCTRNIGIAWSENHYMPPSAQLFRTFIIEQYADKTVEMS encoded by the coding sequence ATGGAGTGGAATCAACTCGAATATTTTCAAACGGTAGCTCGGATACAGCATTTTACTCAGGCTGCAAAAGTGCTGCATATTACCCAGCCTGCTCTTAGCCGTTCCATCGCAAAGCTTGAAGAAGAGTTGGGAGTTCCGCTTTTCGAACGCCAAGGTCGAAAGGTTTGTCTTAATCGGTATGGGAAGATGTTTCTGAAACGAATAGAGGTGGCAATTTCAGAGGTTGAAAAAGGAAAACAGGAACTGTTGGAAGAACTAAATCCAATTTCCGGCAGCGTTTCGTTAGCTTTTTTGCATATAATTGGAACTCAAATGGTACCTAGAATACTAAGCGAGTTTGGCAAAAGATACCCTAACATCCGATTTGAACTTTCCCAATTTTCCAACGATGCAGCGATGCAAAAACTAGAGCAAGGTAAGTGTGATTTTTTCATAACCTCTTCCACCGTTTTAAAAGAAGGGATACTGAAACTAGATTTACTGACGGAAGAATTATTTGTCACCGTTCCAACCGAACATCATTTATCGAAAAATAAGGAAATCGATCTTTATCAAATTATGGATGAACCCTTTATAGGCATTAAATCCAATTGTGGTTTGCGAGATACTTTGTACCTTTATTTTCATAAAATGGGGTTTACTCCTAAAATTAAGTTCGAAGGTGATGAGGTCATTACTGTTGCCGGACTCGTATCGGCAGGACTTGGTGTCTCGATACTTCCTGCCGCTCCTGCACTACAAATGGACGGCATTTCGTGGCTGAAGCTTAAGGAGCCGAGGTGTACCAGAAACATTGGCATTGCTTGGAGTGAAAATCATTATATGCCACCTTCCGCACAGCTTTTCAGGACATTTATTATCGAACAGTACGCAGATAAAACAGTTGAGATGTCGTAA